The proteins below come from a single Sorghum bicolor cultivar BTx623 chromosome 4, Sorghum_bicolor_NCBIv3, whole genome shotgun sequence genomic window:
- the LOC110434975 gene encoding zinc finger MYM-type protein 1-like: MKNKSKSVDLRTLWDRAAKTRKVELGSTSVPQLVTVGSNAQAQESVTPVTNESQVQNQTNPNTEATELEIASTEAERMSPEIGSNEPNIAATEPTTLSPIRDGDDSDYDYESSDEAIYDIDLLPHDPEKRLPIKRYNVNERNSVIRGYIAKGPCQPWSHDFPTRYIGGKPRRFLPDWFGEFTWIEYSVEKDAAFCFVCYLFKHKTNSSGGDAFVSGGFRNWHMKKRITKHCGSKTSFHRMALERYNSFITPKKAIDDKFTKINDKDKTKYMARLSYSIQCAKYLLRQGLASRGHDESQSSLNKGNFLELIDMLAENFEEVAKVVLKNAPKNCQLTAPQIQKEIANCCAKETTKLLMEDLGSDFFFNSC; encoded by the coding sequence ATGAAGAACAAATCAAAATCGGTTGATTTGAGGACTTTGTGGGATAGAGCAGCAAAAACAAGAAAAGTGGAATTAGGATCTACATCAGTGCCACAACTAGTTACAGTGGGGAGTAATGCTCAGGCTCAGGAATCTGTTACACCAGTAACTAATGAGAGTCAAGTTCAGAATCAAACCAATCCAAATACAGAAGCAACAGAACTTGAGATAGCAAGTACAGAAGCTGAACGGATGTCACCTGAGATAGGTAGCAATGAGCCTAATATAGCAGCGACAGAACCTACTACTCTCTCCCCTATCAGAGATGGTGATGACTCAGATTATGACTATGAATCAAGTGATGAAGCTATTTATGACATTGACCTTCTTCCTCATGATCCCGAAAAGAGGCTTCCCATCAAAAGGTATAATGTTAATGAAAGAAATTCAGTGATCAGGGGATACATTGCAAAAGGGCCTTGTCAACCATGGAGTCATGATTTTCCTACAAGATACATTGGAGGTAAGCCTCGACGTTTCCTGCCTGATTGGTTTGGTGAATTCACATGGATTGAATATAGTGTCGAAAAAGATGCAGCATTTTGTTTTGTCTGTTATTTGTTCAAGCATAAAACTAATAGTTCTGGTGGAGATGCTTTTGTGAGTGGTGGATTTAGAAATTGGCATATGAAAAAGAGGATTACTAAACATTGTGGTTCCAAGACTAGTTTCCACAGAATGGCCCTAGAGAGATATAATTCCTTCATTACACCTAAGAAAGCAATTGATGATAAGTTCACTAAGATAAATGATAAGGATAAGACTAAGTACATGGCTCGTTTGTCCTATTCTATTCAATGTGCTAAGTACCTTCTACGCCAAGGTTTAGCTTCTCGTGGACATGATGAAAGTCAAAGTTCACTTAACAAGGGAAATTTCTTAGAGTTGATAGATATGCTAGCTGAAAACTTTGAAGAGGTTGCAAAGGTGGTTTTGAAGAATGCCCCAAAGAATTGTCAGTTGACTGCTCCTCAAATTCAAAAAGAGATAGCTAATTGTTGTGCCAAAGAAACAACTAAGCTTCTCATGGAAGACCTTGGtagtgatttttttttcaattctTGCTGA